In one Brassica oleracea var. oleracea cultivar TO1000 chromosome C9, BOL, whole genome shotgun sequence genomic region, the following are encoded:
- the LOC106317939 gene encoding disease resistance protein RPS6-like: MSSSSSRNWAIDVFPSFRGEDIRKQFLSHFRDEMDRKSITAFVDNEIDKGQSLSPVLIQAIKDSRIAIVIFTKNYASSAWCLNELLEIVKCKQELGQIVIPVFYCVDPSEVRKQEGDFGEIFKKTCQDYKKTKDEIQLWRDALTSVANLTGFDSKNWESDAKLIKDILSNILKELNITPSKDFQNFPGIEDHYEKMIALLDLESEEVRMVGIWGPSGIGKTTIARDLFSRLSRHFQSSVFIDRRIVSESKEGYIKCNPIDYNMKLHLQEKFLSKLLDEEGMKVNHLGAVKGKLKHRKVLIIIDDLDDQMVLDALAGGHEWFGPGSRIIAITKDKHILSSHRIEHIYEVDFPSEKVALQIFCQSAFNQNSPPDGFMELASEVAERAGGLPLGLNVLGASMRDRKHKYWVDTLPTLRKGLDKSIEKTLRFTYEELEREDDKALFRHIACLFNGDEVNYIELMLSELNASKSLEHLVDKSLIRKILSDNNTNSVEMHCLVQEMGKEMVRAQSKTPGEREFLMDSKDVCNVLKDGTGTQEVLGISLDLDDIDEAQIHEKAFTRMSSLHFLKFYKKSLGGKKEVIWGKLPKTLYFPEELKLLTWPGYPMACMPSNFCPKNLVELRMPNSKLKSLWEGVKPLTFLKDIDLSESKNLKKIPDLSTATNLETLNLRGCSSLVKLPSSIGNLSSLKDLNMAGCTKLESLPKGINLKSLIRFNLSGCFKLRNYHGISDKTSVLHLNKTAIKTFSSFGLENVVELHLEQITSKGLWKGVQPLPSLKKIVLTGSVNLKEIPDLSKATRLETLKLNGCSSLAELTLSSIQNLNNLTSLEMVGCSSLKTLPTGINLESLYSLDLNGCSQLTIFPEISTNISTLNLNQTAIKEIPTSIKNLLNLEYMEMRRCKNLKILPTGIDLISLYHLDLNGCSRLSSFPDFSRNIAILYLNQTGIREVPPWIIDFSNLETLEMWECRELYHISPEIFKLPNLLEVFFSECKKLTEVRWPENTEDNNNTFTNLSLVSFIDCFSSNQEAFIQQSASEYMIFPGEVPPYFTHQSTGSSLNIPLHHFSLFKRTFLDFKACAVVDSDLVVDPTVKDKLCFIDIEVECKFRDKHGNYFGPAKPKCVSLHLKYNHQIIFDCRFPLDQACDQVMITFKLPSSRLKLKEKLKGCGVRLLDCPPVLPSQTEADESIADNDGSSENYLVEHKCKDNSDDEGYVMRGSSPVFSPQA; this comes from the exons ATGTCTTCTTCTTCGTCTCGCAATTGGGCCATTGACGTCTTCCCGAGCTTCAGAGGGGAAGATATCCGCAAACAATTTCTCAGCCACTTTCGAGATGAGATGGATCGTAAATCGATCACTGCTTTCGTAGACAACGAGATCGACAAAGGTCAATCGCTGAGCCCCGTGCTTATACAGGCGATAAAGGATTCGAGGATCGCGATCGTCATCTTCACTAAAAACTACGCCTCCTCTGCATGGTGCCTAAACGAATTGCTGGAGATAGTGAAATGCAAGCAAGAATTGGGTCAAATTGTGATACCGGTTTTCTATTGTGTGGATCCTTCTGAAGTCAGGAAGCAGGAAGGAGACTTTGGAGAGATATTCAAAAAGACATGCCAAGACTACAAGAAAACAAAGGATGAAATACAGTTATGGCGGGATGCGTTGACTAGTGTGGCAAATCTCACCGGGTTTGATTCTAAGAATTG GGAAAGTGATGCAAAACTGATTAAAGATATCCTCAGTAATATTCTGAAGGAACTGAATATAACTCCATCTAAGGATTTTCAGAACTTTCCCGGGATAGAAGATCATTATGAAAAGATGATTGCATTGTTGGATTTGGAATCTGAGGAAGTGAGGATGGTTGGGATATGGGGTCCCTCAGGGATTGGCAAGACTACCATTGCAAGAGATCTATTTAGTCGTCTCAGTCGCCACTTCCAAAGTAGTGTTTTCATAGATAGGCGAATTGTGTCTGAGAGTAAGGAAGGTTACATAAAATGCAACCCCATAGACTATAACATGAAGTTGCACTTGCAAGAAAAATTCCTATCTAAATTATTAGATGAAGAGGGAATGAAGGTGAATCACTTAGGTGCAGTGAAAGGGAAACTAAAGCACCGGAAGGTCCTTATCATTATTGATGACTTGGATGATCAAATGGTGTTAGATGCCTTGGCCGGTGGACATGAATGGTTTGGTCCTGGGAGCAGAATCATTGCGATTACAAAAGATAAGCATATTCTAAGTTCTCATCGGATTGAACATATCTACGAAGTCGATTTCCCATCTGAAAAAGTTGCTCTTCAGATTTTTTGTCAATCTGCTTTCAATCAAAATTCTCCCCCTGATGGTTTCATGGAGCTTGCTTCTGAAGTTGCAGAGCGTGCAGGTGGTCTTCCTTTGGGTCTTAACGTTCTAGGTGCATCTATGCGTGATAGAAAGCATAAGTATTGGGTAGATACTTTACCTACTCTTCGGAAAGGTCTAGATAAGAGTATTGAGAAAACGCTAAGGTTTACCTACGAAGAATTAGAAAGGGAAGATGATAAAGCATTATTTCGTCACATTGCATGTCTTTTTAATGGTGATGAAGTCAATTACATTGAATTGATGCTTAGTGAGTTGAATGCTAGTAAAAGTCTTGAACATCTAGTTGATAAGTCCCTCATACGTAAAATCCTATCGGATAATAATACGAATAGCGTGGAGATGCACTGTTTGGTTCAAGAAATGGGGAAAGAAATGGTCCGCGCACAATCTAAGACACCCGGAGAACGGGAATTCTTAATGGATTCAAAAGATGTTTGCAATGTTCTTAAAGATGGCACT GGTACTCAAGAGGTTCTTGGTATATCACTGGATCTAGATGATATAGATGAGGCGCAGATACATGAGAAGGCTTTTACAAGGATGAGTAGTCTCCATTTCCTTAAATTCTATAAAAAGTCATTGGGGGGGAAGAAGGAAGTTATATGGGGAAAATTACCCAAAACACTCTATTTTCCGGAGGAACTCAAATTACTAACTTGGCCGGGATATCCTATGGCATGCATGCCTTCTAATTTTTGTCCTAAAAATCTGGTGGAACTCAGAATGCCCAACAGCAAGCTTAAGAGTCTATGGGAGGGAGTAAAG CCGCTGACATTCCTCAAGGATATTGATCTGTCAGAATCTAAAAACCTGAAGAAAATCCCAGATCTTTCAACAGCTACTAATCTTGAGACATTGAATCTTCGTGGTTGTTCAAGTTTGGTGAAGCTTCCTTCCTCTATTGGGAATCTCAGTAGTCTAAAGGATTTGAACATGGCTGGATGCACAAAGCTGGAGTCTCTTCCAAAGGGCATCAACCTTAAATCCCTCATTCGCTTCAATCTCAGTGGATGCTTTAAGTTGAGGAATTACCATGGTATTTCAGATAAAACTTCAGTCCTCCATTTAAACAAAACAGCGATCAAAACTTTCTCCTCTTTCGGTCTAGAGAATGTCGTTGAACTTCACCTTGAGCAAATAACTAGTAAGGGGTTGTGGAAAGGAGTTCAG CCTCTTCCAAGCCTCAAGAAAATAGTGTTGACGGGATCTGTAAACCTAAAAGAAATCCCGGATCTTTCAAAGGCAACAAGACTGGAGACACTTAAACTCAATGGTTGCTCGAGTTTGGCGGAGCTAACACTTTCGTCCATTCAGAATCTAAATAATTTGACGAGCTTGGAAATGGTAGGATGCTCAAGTCTAAAGACACTTCCAACCGGTATCAACTTGGAGTCTTTGTATTCCCTCGATCTCAACGGATGCTCGCAGTTGACGATTTTCCCAGAGATCTCAACCAACATCTCGACTCTTAACCTAAACCAAACGGCCATCAAAGAAATTCCTACAAGTATCAAAAACTTGTTAAACCTAGAATACATGGAAATGCGCAGGTGCAAAAATCTAAAGATTCTTCCGACCGGCATCGACTTAATCTCTCTCTATCACCTCGATCTCAATGGATGCTCACGGCTGAGTAGTTTTCCAGATTTCTCAAGAAACATCGCTATTCTCTATCTAAACCAGACAGGGATTAGAGAAGTTCCTCCATGGATCATTGACTTCTCAAACCTTGAAACCTTAGAGATGTGGGAGTGCAGAGAGCTTTACCACATTTCACCAGAAATTTTCAAACTTCCCAACCTTCTCGAGGTTTTCTTCTCAGAGTGCAAGAAGTTGACTGAAGTTAGATGGCCTGAGAACACAGAAGACAACAATAACACTTTCACTAACTTGTCATTGGTCAGTTTCATCGATTGTTTCAGTTCAAATCAAGAAGCCTTCATTCAACAATCAGCTTCCGAGTATATGATCTTTCCAGGTGAGGTGCCTCCATATTTTACTCACCAATCAACTGGTAGCTCCCTTAACATCCCCCTGCATCATTTTTCTCTCTTTAAAAGAACCTTCTTGGACTTCAAAGCTTGCGCCGTGGTTGATTCTGATCTCGTCGTTGATCCGACGGTCAAGGATAAGCTTTGCTTTATAGACATTGAGGTAGAGTGTAAGTTTAGAGACAAGCACGGGAACTACTTTGGACCCGCTAAACCAAAATGTGTGTCCTTGCATCTGAAATATAATCATCAGATTATATTTGATTGTCGTTTCCCTCTAGACCAAGCGTGCGATCAAGTTATGATAACATTTAAGCTCCCTAGTAGCAGACTTAAACTAAAAGAAAAACTAAAAGGCTGCGGTGTGCGACTCTTAGACTGTCCTCCAGTTTTGCCTAGTCAGACTGAAGCTGATGAAAGCATAGCTGATAATGATGGAAGTTCTGAGAATTACCTTGTTGAACATAAGTGTAAAGACAATAGCGATGATGAAGGCTATGTGATGCGCGGATCTTCACCGGTCTTTTCTCCGCAAGCCTAG